The following are from one region of the Pleurodeles waltl isolate 20211129_DDA chromosome 4_1, aPleWal1.hap1.20221129, whole genome shotgun sequence genome:
- the LOC138287367 gene encoding uncharacterized protein produces the protein MSQRGSTWLKASMLGSSERVRAFPVHKCPTVEAEPELQACPGGAGSLEAQLRRKAIEEEFGKIPTPGTLFLEYSPETHLKTAQKSHTSSFSACGSRLCPAPHMIPHMQRTHEPEPLARDTTSPVIISMLEHLEAKLEVLHNAMGDVPSKVVELMEKIWIAKGSDYLENCTRPVGMVSLVTLRDSTVRSPPPTSLPFSPAEPNICLQSRTTADGQEPQQDQCIKSEFLNVQQSQQDQRTQPVSAGKNEPQQDQCTQCMFPDGQGPPQDEGKHPVFLDWREAEQNQCMQTVCLDGKNLQQDECIHPVFPDGREPEQDQYTQTVFRNGKEPPKRQHLKPVFPDMHQQQLDQCMQPLFTNRQEPQQNQCMRPVFSDGDQPQQNLYMQPVFIDKQEPQHDQSIKPMFSGEKEPQRDQCMQPVFTDGKGAHKHREKGQLSHDSWRTHQNQCLESALSFELDRDQNNSLQSEIPDGHKLGCSERMEPNEHVKQEQTAEDRSGSTQKQSKYPDGHKPQQNQPIQQVVRNDPELHGRLKQESTSVGSWGSHQNQILKPTFGEVHGPEQDRHIDPEFPEGIVPDGHLKQELLSLYGWDRDQNQCLKPQFPDRQDPHQAYKCEPLSPETPHPPKPPLRLEGCSPNSDGSSVTGSLERRVEKSGITQLTNSPAHKSEPGKVNGKECYTYSERMHKSEGPFSRPNSEKRFINKGLLSEHQKIDTEPRLIPCTEYERSFNPDTSYHYNQGTDTGVRPFYCSVCGKEFTLQASLQRHQLTHTGLRPFHCTECGKSFTRKSYLLEHQRTHSGVRPFSCTECEKSFTRKPDLLEHERIHTGVRPFSCTECENRFTRKSHLRLHQITHTGLRPFRCTECNKCFNQKSNLRQHQKLHTGIRPFHCTECDKGFLQMSSLRQHQRIHTGVRPFHCTDCKKSFFQRSHLLKHVQIHKE, from the exons ATGAGCCAACGAGGGTCTACGTGGCTGAAAGCAAGCATGCTTGGTTCATCTGAACGTGTACGAGCATTTCCTGTCCATAAGTGTCCCACTGTAGAAGCCGAACCTGAGCTGCAAGCCTGTCCTGGAGGTGCAGGGAGCCTGGAAGCCCAGCTTAGGCGAAAGGCAATTGAAGAAGAGTTTGGAAAGATACCAACACCTGGGACCCTatttttagaatattccccagaaacACACCTCAAAACTGCTCAAAAGAGTCACACAAGCAGCTTCAGTGCATGTGGAAGCAGGCTCTGTCCAGCACCTCATATGATCCCACACATGCAAAGGACCCATGAGCCTGAGCCccttgcaagggacaccaccagtcCAGTAATTATATCCATGCTAGAGCACTTGGAAGCCAAACTGGAAGTCTTGCATAATGCCATGGGTGATGTGCCTTCTAAAGTTGTAGAGCTCATGGAGAAAATCTGGATAGCTAAGGGTTCTGATTACCTGGAAAATTGCACCAGGCCTGTGGGGATGGTCAGTCTGGTGACCCTTAGAGATAGTACTGTCAGAAGTCCACCGCCAACGTCTCTTCCATTCAGTCCAGCTGAGCCAAATATATGTCTTCAGTCAAGAACCACAGCAGATGGACAAGAACCACAGCAGGACCAGTGCATTAAGTCAGAGTTTTTAAATGTGCAGCAATCACAGCAGGACCAGCGTACACAACCAGTGTCTGCCGGTAAGAACGAACCACAGCAGGATCAGTGCACACAATGCATGTTTCCTGATGGGCAGGGACCACCTCAGGATGAGGGCAAGCATCCAGTGTTTCTGGATTGGAGAGAAGCAGAGCAAAACCAGTGCATGCAAACTGTGTGCTTAGATGGGAAAAACTTACAGCAGGACGAGTGCATACATCCAGTATTTCCTGATGGCAGGGAACCAGAGCAGGACCAGTACACGCAAACAGTGTTTCGTAATGGGAAAGAACCACCCAAGAGGCAGCATTTAAAGCCAGTGTTTCCAGATATGCATCAACAACAACTGGACCAGTGCATGCAACCACTGTTCACAAAtaggcaggaaccacagcagaaccAGTGCATGCGCCCAGTATTTTCAGATGGAGACCAACCACAGCAGAACCTATACATGCAGCCAGTGTTTATAGATAAGCAGGAACCACAGCACGACCAGTCCATAAAACCCATGTTTTCAGGAGAGAAGGAACCACAGCGGGACCAGTGCATGCAACCAGTGTTTACTGATGGAAAAGGCGCACACAAACATCGAGAGAAAGGACAATTGTCTCATGATAGTTGGAGAACACACCAGAACCAGTGCCTAGAGTCAGCACTTTCTTTTGAACTCGACCGAGACCAGAACAACAGCCTACAATCGGAGATTCCTGATGGACACAAACTAGGGTGTTCAGAGAGGATGGAGCCAAATGAACACGTAAAGCAAGAGCAAACTGCTGAAGATAGGTCGGGCTCAACCCAGAAGCAATCCAAATATCCAGATGGGCATAAACCACAGCAGAACCAGCCCATACAGCAAGTAGTTCGAAATGACCCAGAACTACATGGACGTCTGAAGCAAGAATCAACGTCTGTTGGTAGTTGGGGCTCACACCAGAACCAAATCCTAAAACCCACATTTGGTGAGGTTCATGGGCCTGAACAGGACCGCCACATAGATCCAGAGTTTCCTGAAGGGATTGTACCAGATGGACACCTGAAGCAAGAACTTTTGTCTCTTTATGGTTGGGACAGAGACCAGAACCAGTGTCTCAAGCCACAGTTTCCTGACAGGCAAGATCCACATCAGGCGTACAAGTGTGAACCATTGTCACCTGAGACACCACATCCACCTAAGCCCCCATTACGCCTGGAAGGGTGTTCTCCTAATAGTGATGGATCATCTGTGACAGGTTCATTGGAGAGAAGAGTTGAAAAATCAGGTATTACACAGCTTACAAACTCCCCAG cacacaaatcaGAACCAGGAAAAGTGAACGGGAAAGAGTGCTATACTTACTCAGAAAGAATGCACAAGAGTGAGGGGCCCTTTTCCAGGCCTAATTCTGAAAAAAGATTTATCAATAAAGGACTTCTTTCGGAGCATCAAAAAATAGACACAGAGCCAAGGCTGATTCCTTGTACTGAGTATGAAAGGAGCTTCAATCCAGACACAAGCTATCACTATAACCAAGGAACAGACACAGGGGTGAGGCCCTTTTACTGCTCTGTATGTGGCAAAGAGTTCACACTACAGGCAAGTCTTCAACGCCACCAGCTAACACACACAGGTCTGAGGCCCTTTCACTGCACTGAGTGTGGAAAAAGCTTTACTCGAAAGTCATATCTTCTTGAAcaccaaagaacacattcaggagtGAGACCGTTTAGCTGCACTGAGTGTGAGAAAAGCTTTACTCGAAAGCCGGATCTTCTTGAGCATGAAAGAATACACACAGGAGTCAGGCCATTTAGCTGCACTGAGTGTGAGAACAGGTTCACTCGAAAGTCACATCTTCGATTGCACCAAATAACACACACAGGACTGAGGCCCTTTCGATGCACTGAGTGTAATAAATGCTTTAATCAAAAGTCAAATCTTCGACAGCACCAAAAATTGCACACAGGAATAAGGCCTTTTCACTGCACCGAATGTGACAAAGGTTTTCTGCAAATGTCTAGTCTTCGACAGCACCAACGAATACACACTGGAGTGAGGCCCTTTCACTGCACGGACTGTAAGAAGAGTTTTTTCCAAAGGTCACACCTTCTGAAGCATGTGCAAATCCACAAAGAGTGA